In Beijerinckia indica subsp. indica ATCC 9039, the genomic window TTCATATTGGCCATCAATGTCGTGGCGCCGAGATTGGACAGGAATGCGAGTCTGATATTGGCCGTGCGCAATCGTTCAAGCGCTGGCTTTACATCCGGCCATATGTCTAATGATTCATACTGGTTGATGAGTCTTTGGCGCGTATTGTCATCCAGTGTGAGATCCATTGCATGAGCTGTGTAGGATAGAGTGGTATCCGCCAATGTTCTGAAATCTTGGTAGTGTCCCGCTGCCGTTAGAAGCCAGCTATAGCTAAAAATCTTGTTCGACCATTGCGCTGCAAGCAATTCGCCTCGCTCGCCGAGCATATCGCGCGCGAGCATTGGGACGCTGCGCGGGTCGAAAATGGGAAATCCATCAAATGCGATAGCACGGATGGGCGAGGGGGCCGCTTGTACTATCTTTGTGCGGGCGAGCAAACTCGTTGCCCCCATTAAGAGCGTCCTGCGGTGAATTGGGAAATTCGACATTTATCGCACCGGAGCGTGATCGGGCTGCTTGATAGACTCGACCACGCAAACGCAGGCTTGTGCTGTTTGCGTGCGAGGGATAGGGCGAGC contains:
- a CDS encoding haloacid dehalogenase type II; this translates as MSNFPIHRRTLLMGATSLLARTKIVQAAPSPIRAIAFDGFPIFDPRSVPMLARDMLGERGELLAAQWSNKIFSYSWLLTAAGHYQDFRTLADTTLSYTAHAMDLTLDDNTRQRLINQYESLDIWPDVKPALERLRTANIRLAFLSNLGATTLMANMNRNGIASYFEAPISTDRVKRFKPAPEAYKMAVDAFGLPREQIGFAAFGGWDAIGATWFGYRTAWVNRLGLPAEPFDIRPEITSRGMEGVLTLAGLT